From Deinococcus aquaticus, one genomic window encodes:
- the rplC gene encoding 50S ribosomal protein L3, whose amino-acid sequence MKGILGTKIGMTQIWKGDRAVPVTVVLAGPCPVVQRKTAQTDGYEAVQIGYAPKREKSVNRPAAGHFKKAGVSPVRFLREFRNFTPEGDTVSIDIFAEGEKIDATGTSKGKGFQGVMKRWNFKGGPASHGSKKWHRRPGSIGQRKTPGRVYKGKRMAGHMGMERITVQNLEVVEIRADENIILVKGAIPGANGGLVVLRQAAKGGK is encoded by the coding sequence ATGAAGGGCATCCTCGGCACCAAGATCGGCATGACCCAGATCTGGAAAGGCGACCGTGCCGTTCCCGTGACCGTCGTGCTGGCCGGCCCGTGCCCCGTCGTTCAGCGCAAGACCGCGCAGACCGACGGCTACGAGGCCGTGCAGATCGGTTACGCCCCCAAGCGTGAAAAGAGCGTCAACCGTCCCGCCGCGGGTCACTTCAAGAAGGCCGGGGTCAGCCCTGTGCGCTTCCTGCGTGAATTCCGTAACTTCACCCCCGAAGGTGACACCGTCAGCATCGACATCTTCGCCGAAGGCGAGAAGATCGACGCGACCGGCACCAGCAAGGGTAAGGGCTTCCAGGGCGTCATGAAGCGCTGGAACTTCAAGGGTGGTCCCGCGAGCCACGGTTCCAAGAAATGGCACCGTCGTCCCGGTTCCATCGGCCAGCGTAAAACGCCCGGCCGCGTGTACAAGGGTAAACGCATGGCCGGCCACATGGGCATGGAGCGCATCACCGTCCAGAACCTGGAAGTGGTCGAGATCCGCGCTGACGAGAACATCATCCTGGTCAAGGGTGCAATCCCCGGCGCCAACGGTGGACTCGTCGTGCTGCGCCAGGCTGCCAAGGGAGGCAAGTAA
- the rpsJ gene encoding 30S ribosomal protein S10: MVAPKIRIKLRGFDHKALDQSASKIVDTVRRTGADVSGPVPLPTRIRRFCVLRSPFVNKDSREHFEIRTHNRLVDIMNPTKKTIDSLMTLDLPTGVDIEIKTVGGRA; this comes from the coding sequence ATGGTTGCCCCGAAGATTCGCATCAAACTGCGTGGCTTTGACCACAAGGCGCTCGACCAGTCCGCCAGCAAGATCGTGGACACCGTGCGCCGCACCGGCGCGGACGTGAGCGGCCCCGTGCCCCTCCCCACCCGCATCCGCCGCTTCTGCGTCCTGCGTTCCCCCTTCGTGAACAAGGACAGCCGCGAGCACTTCGAGATCCGCACGCACAACCGTCTGGTGGACATCATGAACCCCACCAAGAAGACGATTGACAGCCTGATGACCCTCGACCTGCCCACCGGCGTCGACATCGAGATCAAGACCGTGGGGGGCCGCGCATGA